The region tcaaaaactattACAACCTTGTTTAGGAGATTTCTAATTgacacctgcagcctgcatcactccccatccagagttccctgccttactgaattctgctgttttaacgaccttcttcaactttcagAGGATCAATTGATAAAACCGACCACGACCAGAAAACCTGAATGAAAATTTGTCCAAGTAAGTTCATGGCTGTcactttatgtttcttttttttaagatttatttttgggcctttagtagatagaggaggacggtggatagactcggaaacagggaagtggggagagacatgcagtaaagggccacaggccagattccactcgaccatctgcacacctgtcactttatttttctaatgGTTGATAATTAGAAGACACGATATTTTTGCATTATAAAACAACAGTTATGCTGTTGAAGTGACTGAATTGAAATAACTACTTTCAGCTTGGTTACTTGTTGTTTCCTCTGAAAAAGCTTGCAgatcaaaaacagctgtttggaTACACCGAGGCAGAAGAGCACTTAGCCGAAGCTCACACTGCAAAATAGATCTGAAAAcaaaggctttctgggtgagaaagctttaaaaaattgacaaagCATACAGTTGAACCAAAATTTTTTTGGCCCCAGTTTTTTAACCTAAAACTTGATATATCACGTGGAGCTGATGTACCCATCGTTATGTATAGGCTAACTTCTATAAGCGCGTCCTGTTTGAAGGGCCAACTCTCACTGTAATCTTTAAAGGATAATGCCACCATACTATCACCAGGTACCTCATacaactcaacttcaaaaataacaaaatatccctttaactatTGCAAAAATCAGTGTCACATTTTTTTGACTGATACTGAGATCAGGGTTATTTAACATGAAAATAAGACATGATGACTTGCATTACTTGCGTTTATCACACTCAAACACCCTCAACTCAGTGGAAAACTAAAAAGCAAGGGAAGAAAATAAACTCTAAAAAAAGATTATTAAACAGGCTGTCAAAGGATTGACATTTTTCATTCTGATTAATTTGGGAAATCCTGTAGTTAATCATGAACAATCACAtcctattttttaaatcatgttcattaaaattccactattttgcatttaaaatgttattgtgTCATACTGTATTCTTCTTCCCTCTTGAACTAaggattttgacttcttatttGGATACAGAGACACTTTTATAGCTACACTGAAGATTTTAACACAAACTAAACCACTGAAACAAGAATGTGTAATGGATTGAAAAGTAAATcagtgaacagtaaaaatgagtatcatatccactgagctgtctgtgagtttcttTAAAGGGAAATTAGACATTAAGGAGAACAGCTGAtaaattttacatcactgtggctgcagaaagATGATGCTAACTTagccaaagtgtgctgaaaaggACAATGAAGCATGAGATCGCAATTAAAAGAATCAGTGCACTAACTGCAGACCTTAATTAATTgcaatcttgacagccctactaaATAACTGTAATTGCCCCTGTTCAGCTgtaataatatatataaaaaaaaaatctgcacaagCAAACTCCATATTTGTATTCAATTTGTGACACCTATTCAGGCTTGAGCTCTTGTTAATTTGGTCGTACCTGTCAAATTCTGGAAGGACCAGGCAGCTGATGTCTGGTAAATACATGAGATGCACCAAAGTGAAGCCTCTGTTGTTGACTTCTCTCTCTGCGGAAACTTCTTTGAGCATGGAGGCGTGGGAAAAGTCGAATCCTAACATTAGATAAAATACTGCATGTCagcattattctgtttttttcctgcatgATGGATTGTTGATGGATTAATATATTGCAATGAACTACAAATTTCAACAAATTAGTTCTTGTCTCATCAAGTCAGGTCTTTTGATGCTCTCACTgttataaatgcattttttataactctgtaaagcactttacAGTGCCTTATGTATGAATTATTTTCGATAAATAATCTtgcatggcaaaaatgaaagatGTAAACACAGGGGAGCTGcagaagtcatatttttaactcaaaGATGACACTTTACATGATGACATCCTACTCTACTGCCCAAGTGTATAGTTTTGTAATTGACAAGCAGGGTCTGGATTACTTGGCAGCTGACAGCAGCTCAACAGAGCAATTTAAAATCCTAcgcaaaaatatttccaaaggTGCACATTCTTATAAAAGATAGCCTGTCTACACTCACCTCCAATGAGAAAGTAAGTGCTCCAGTCGATTGCGTTCTCCTCTGCCAGCATTCTCCTTAAAACCTGCTCATCCATGCTGTAGTATGTCACCTTCTTCATGAACTCCAGGGCTCGCCTGTTCTGtgaagaaaaaatgaaacaaatcaTCAAATGTACTCAGGATGATCATAGGTCACTCTTCAGGGCCGAAGCTTTTACGGTAGATTCTAGAGCAGAAGATTTATCAGTCGAAAATATGTTactacaacacaaaaaaaaaaaaaaaggaaaaattaaacttcaacAGAACAAATCCGATAACAGTTATATACGCTACTGAAGAAACTGCTTGGTGTTACAGCAAATTCCCAATTTGGAAAAGCTCCTTTCTGAAGGGACCTGTGGACTCACCTTGGGGTCAGGTCGGCAAATGATGACCTTAAAATCCGGCCAGGtatcaacaacaacctccagggTGCTTGGTTTGTTTCTGTTCATACCATGAAGAAAACCGTAGacctaaaaaaacaagaaaactttACAACCACAgaggaaacacatttttaaaaccctgGCAAAATGTTATGTTCGATTTATATAACTAGAGacccttaaaaataaaaccccTGGACAGGTGTTTCAACATTAGCTGTtgatattttgtctttgttaagGACCTTTGTGTTATTATCTTATAACAATTTACATTATCCTGCAACTGTTTCAGTGTATTTAGCAGCCTTTAAAACAGACAGTCGTTGAAAGTGgcttattttttactttaacaggTTAAGTCATATGCTTCATTCACGTGCATTTTTGATTGTCCAgctaatttgtcaaaaaaaaaatctgtattcaCAAGTTTTATCCAAGTCTTAAGTAAAATGTGATGTATTTTCAAACCAAACGGCCAAGACTATactttaaagataaaacacacttttcagcaaCAGCATGGTGTAACGATTTATTGAGTggccgtgttaactggtgactttgaACTGAAGGAGACTGTAGTTGTAGATGGACAGCGGTCTTATGAATGactctttgctgttttaattcaatgaaaaatgaactcattaacatgtgtttttgatcataaaaacagattaaagatGGCGGAATTCGTTAGAACAATTTGTGTTTTCCACGTCTGTTGTAAGTACGACAGCCAAAGCTGCATTCGGCAGTGACTAGTTAACACGGTAACTCGTTAAACCGTAACACCATCAACTGCACGCCCTCCATAAACAAGAAACTCCGCTGCTAAAACGACATTACCAGTTGTCATATAAAGCACTCTTAGCCGTATACAGCGCTATAAAGTTAAAGTGTATTAcgtttatttaaaaatgactcGCTTTCGTCATCCCTTACCTTCAAACTTTTCGGAAAGTGTTTTAACAAAACTCCTTCAGCGACTTGAAGCTCGTCTTTGTTGAGGGCCTTCATATTACCGAATAAAAACTTCCTCAGTGACTTCGTGCGTCTAGACTGCTCATGTCCTCGTGGACGTGTCTCTAAAATTCACCTTTTATAAATTATTGACAGCCATTATAGTGACGCGGCCAGATTTGGATTTCTCCCACTCTTGCGCTGCGTTCACTTACTCCTTGGATTTCCCGGTCTCTTGATCCGGTTAGCCGTTGTTCTgattctgttgtgttttttaacgGTTTATAATTGCTAAATGTAAAGAATATGGATCAATAGCCttgtgaaaaaaattaagtgCAGAATTGATCTAGGTAACTCTTTAAGGAGAATGATATTGCTTCTTGCTTACTgagatataaaaatgaaaaaaaaaaaaatcggcaATTTTGCCCTTATTTAGACTTTCTCGTAATATGGCAGGGTCATGCCATGTCTATGTTCACACATCGCCTACattatatacaggtgcatcttaaaGAAAGAGAATATCATGAGACAGTTCTGTTTAACCCcgtgatttacttcagaaagttaaatttccatgttttatacattccatacaaagtgcaatatttcaagccttttatAATCTTGATTGCttggtttcctgagccttcatacTCTCACTGCTGACTTGAtaaatgtccagaggacaatcattggCACCCTTCACAAGGATGGTAAGCCACATAAGGTCATTGATGAAAGGGCAGAGTGCTGTATCAAAACtttttcatggaaagttgactggaaaagtgtggtaagaaaagctGCATAAGCAACAGATGAGCTCCATGATTCAGTGACCTCCTTTAATggcatatgagtaaaaaaaaaagtttgatacctAGAAAGAAAGTgcatttgaggtttttattttaaaaaatggttatcattatgaagtttgttcaaaaacatttgaattctgctctaatggctgatgacttgaaaaatactctgtcatttgtattaatattttggaaaataagagaaaaatgtaatttgcttaataatgtggaaagtggtgtacaaacacatatttacacttctgaacagatttcacaagtgccctcttcattattgtaccctgatcattcaaatagaccttgtagttacagagttatactcatttaaagatgggctgTGAATTTTGAGCAGTGGCCTAATAAAAGAGGCTAGGGCTTAACAGGTTAAGTAAAATGTAAAGTCTAGAAATATTCATATAtattattatcttttttaaataaaaatgcacttttttttctttaaataaatctttCTCCAAAATCCTACCAAATTTCAGAGAGGAGTAGtgatacaaacaaaaatatctcCAAGTTCTTGCACAAATATACTTTCTATGCAGTCTGAAATCCAGTACCAAGATTTTTTTCGTCACATAGAGTCATCCACATGCTGATAAGGCAGAAATCAAGACACGATTTATTGATTGTTTAAATGAAGTTTCTCATCTTAAAGTGGCATCTGAATCACAACTTACCCAATCTagaatacagaaacatttcagatggTCATGAAGCCAaatagaaagtgaaatattacTTGTTTTATCCATAGAAAATTTTTACATGTAAGGACATAATTAAGCACTGAATCTTTTCCACTCAGTTTTCTTTTTGGCACTTAGGGTGCAGTAGTTGGAGTCTGTCCAACTTGTTCTTGAGCCAAGGACGGGACCACACCTCAAATGTACACTTGTAGGTctggaaaagaaaaagcacaGGGTCGACATTTGATATACAAACCACCATATCATacaatatttatgttttaaccGTTTCAAAACCAGATAAATTCTTCATGTTACAGTTGTGACAGGATGTCTTGTCATGGTTGCCGTCATGACAGAGCTGCTGAAACCAAACATGTTTATCTTCCAAACCTGGGCTGTTACAGTAAAGATAGCTAAAACGGGAACTGCCACTTGAAGCTGCTACTAACTGATGCATATTAATCATGcattaaattgcattttttgtctgttaaaaGTTGCATTAACTTCTTTTCTGGATAAAAATTACAGTTTGAACTTTGTCCTTCCATAATAACTCTGTCTTGTCGACATCAAAACAA is a window of Cheilinus undulatus linkage group 6, ASM1832078v1, whole genome shotgun sequence DNA encoding:
- the si:dkey-76k16.5 gene encoding glycine N-acyltransferase-like protein 3, translated to MKALNKDELQVAEGVLLKHFPKSLKVYGFLHGMNRNKPSTLEVVVDTWPDFKVIICRPDPKNRRALEFMKKVTYYSMDEQVLRRMLAEENAIDWSTYFLIGGFDFSHASMLKEVSAEREVNNRGFTLVHLMYLPDISCLVLPEFDSELESRISPLDLCHAELVNKHWKFGGDKKGFRNITNLISNFPSSCITDDQGQPVSWILVYDYCAMGILYTLPEHRGKGYAKVLICSLAKRLHAEGYPVYCFIEEDNTLSHRLFKNLGFTEDPLYRAGWFEFNV